From a single Botrytis cinerea B05.10 chromosome 4, complete sequence genomic region:
- the Bcrbk1 gene encoding Bcrbk1, which yields MSPKIITVIGSLNTDLVTLTPRVPTGGETLTATSFSTGPGGKGANQAVACARLSRPNPASAPSHTSDVLVKMIGAVGDDEFGPSLISSLKNSLIDTTSIQTIPAQSTGVAVILVESSSGENRILLSPGANHSLLPPAFSAPSSLSTPLPSLLVLQLEIPLETVLQILSLASSLSIPVLLNPAPAVLLPDSAYPSITHLILNESEAAILTSRSVSAVEDPSFDWRIVTDEFLGRGVKTVIVTLGSKGAILATPQTYTHIPAESNIKVVDTTAAGDTFVGAYAVDLVRHTSPSAFSSTASATQPTDQDQDQILLSAVRKACKAAARTVEKEGAQSAIPWADEIDVKRN from the exons ATGTCGCCAAAAATCATCACCGTCATTGGATCTCTCAATACCGACCTCGTAACGCTGACTCCCCGCGTTCCCACCGGCGGCGAAACTTTAACCGCTACTTCCTTCAGTACCGGTCCTGGCGGAAAAGGTGCCAATCAAGCTGTGGCATGTGCACGTCTCTCAAGACCCAATCCCGCTTCCGCCCCATCTCACACTAGCGATGTTTTGGTCAAGATGATTGGTGCCGTTGGTGACGATGA ATTCGGTCCCTCCCTCATCTCCTCCCTCAAAAATTCTCTCATCGACACCACCTCGATCCAGACCATCCCCGCACAATCTACTGGCGTAGCAGTAATCCTCGTGGAATCTTCCAGCGGCGAAAACCGcattctcctctccccaGGCGCGAACCAC tccctcctccctcccgCCTTCAGCGCCCCCTCCTCCCTTAgcacccccctcccctcccttctCGTCCTCCAACTCGAAATCCCCCTCGAAACGGTTCTGCAAATCCTCTCCCTCGCCTCCAGCCTCTCCATCCCCGTCCTCCTCAACCCGGCTCCCGCCGTTCTCCTGCCCGACTCCGCCTACCCCAGCATaacccatctcatcctcaacgAATCCGAAGCCGCCATCCTGACTTCGCGTTCCGTCTCCGCTGTCGAAGACCCCTCGTTCGATTGGCGAATTGTCACAGATGAGTTTCTGGGTCGAGGCGTCAAGACCGTTATCGTAACGCTCGGGTCTAAAG GAGCCATCCTCGCCACCCCCCAAACCTACACCCACATCCCCGCCGAATCCAACATAAAAGTAGTCGACACCACTGCCGCGGGCGACACATTTGTCGGCGCCTACGCCGTCGATCTCGTGCGCCATACTTCTCCATCTGCATTTTCCTCTACTGCTTCAGCCACTCAACCCACcgatcaagatcaagatcaaatccTGCTCTCCGCTGTCCGAAAAGCTTGTAAAGCTGCCGCCCGAACAGTCGAGAAAGAAGGTGCTCAGAGTGCGATTCCATGGgctgatgagattgatgttAAGAGGAATTAG
- the Bcvps1 gene encoding Bcvps1, with protein sequence MAAQGGISDPGLITLVNKLQDVFTTVGVQNPIDLPQIAVVGSQSSGKSSVLENIVGRDFLPRGTGIVTRRPLILQLINRPAPAKSNGVKDSEDLAAGGDKEANADEWGEFLHIPGQKFHDFNQIREEIVKETEAKTGRNAGISPAPINLRIYSPNVLTLTLVDLPGLTKVPVGDQPRDIERQIKEMVLKQISKPNAIILAVTGANTDLANSDGLKLAREVDPEGQRTIGVLTKVDLMDDGTDVVDILAGRIIPLRLGYVPVVNRGQRDIDNKKQITAALENEKNFFENHRAYKNKSTYCGTPYLARKLNLILMMHIKQTLPDIKARIQTSLQKYTAELAGLGDSMLGNSANIVLNIITEFTNEWRTVLEGNNQELSSIELSGGARISFVFHELYSNGVKAVDPFDQVKDIDIRTILYNSSGSSPALFVGTTAFELIVKQQIKRLEEPSLKCASLVYDELVRILTQLLAKPLFRRYPQLKEKFHAVVISFFKKAMDPANKLVKDLVAMESCYINTGHPDFLNGHRAMAIVSERHNASKPVQVDPKSGKPIPSTPARTASPTLDGMGEQNGGFFGSFFASKNKKKMAAMEAPPPILKASGTLSEREGTEVEIIKLLINSYYNIVKRTMIDMVPKAIMLNLVQYTKDEMQRELLENMYRTDTLDDLLKESDYTVRRRKECQQMVESLSKASEIVSQVQ encoded by the exons ATGGCCGCACAAGGCGGTATCTCTGACCCCGGTCTTATAAC ATTGGTGAATAAGCTTCAGGATGTATTCACGACCGTCGGTGTCCAAAATCCTATAGATCTTCCTCAAATCGCAGTGGTGGGAAGTCAGTCGAGTGGAAAGAGTTCGGTCTTGGAAAACATAGTTGGTAGAGACTT TTTACCTCGAGGAACCGGTATTGTTACTAGACGACCACTTATCCTACAACTTATCAATCGACCCGCTCCTGCGAAATCAAACGGGGTAAAGGACTCGGAGGACCTGGCTGCTGGAGGTGATAAAGAAGCGAATGCTGATGAATGGGGCGAATTCCTTCATATCCCCGGGCAAAAGTTCCATGACTTCAACCAGATTAGAGAGGAGATTGTGAAGGAGACAGAGGCGAAAACTGGTCGAAATGCGGGAATCTCTCCAGCTCCCATCAACCTTCGCATATACTCTCCAAATGTTCTCACGCTTACCCTTGTCGATTTGCCTGGTTTGACCAAGGTTCCAGTTGGAGATCAACcaagagatattgaaagacAGATCAAGGAGATGGTTCTCAAGCAAATTAGCAAACCAAATGCAATCATTCTTGCTGTTACAGGTGCCAATACCGATTTGGCCAACTCGGACGGATTGAAGCTTGCGCGAGAAGTCGACCCAGAAGGTCAAAGAACTATTGGTGTTTTGACAAAGGTcgatttgatggatgatggaacTGATGTTGTGGACATTTTGGCTGGAAGAATTATTCCCCTGAGATTAGGTTACGTTCCAGTTGTCAACAGAGGCCAAAGAGATATCGACAATAAGAAGCAGATTACCGCGGCATTGGAAAACGAGAAGAACTTCTTCGAGAACCACCGGGCATACAAGAATAAGAGCACATATTGCGGAACTCCATACCTCGCCAGAAAGTTGAACCTTATCTTGATGATGCATATCAAGCAAACTCTCCCAGATATCAAGGCTCGTATCCAGACTTCGTTACAAAAGTACACTGCAGAGTTGGCAGGTCTTGGAGATTCGATGCTTGGAAACAGTGCAAACATTGTGCTCAACATCATTACAGAATTCACAAATGAATGGCGGACAGTCTTGGAGGGTAATAACCAGGAGCTCTCCAGTATCGAACTTTCAGGTGGTGCTAGAATTAGTTTTGTCTTCCACGAACTTTATTCGAATGGTGTTAAGGCTGTGGATCCTTTTGATCAAGTTAAGGACATTGACATTAGAACTATTCTATATAACTCCTCTGGTTCTTCGCCTGCACTTTTTGTCGGCACCACTGCTTTCGAGCTAATCGTTAAACAACAAATTAAGCGCCTGGAAGAACCAAGTTTGAAGTGCGCTTCTTTGGTATACGACGAGCTGGTCAGAATCCTTACTCAACTTCTTGCCAAGCCACTATTCCGCAGGTATCCTCAACTTAAGGAGAAATTCCATGCCGTTGTCATTTCCTTCTTTAAGAAGGCCATGGATCCCGCGAATAAGCTCGTAAAAGACTTAGTGGCAATGGAATCGTGCTATATCAATACTGGTCATCCCGACTTCCTCAACGGTCACAGA GCCATGGCTATTGTTAGTGAAAGACATAATGCATCAAAGCCCGTTCAGGTTGATCCCAAGTCAGGAAAGCCAATCCCATCAACGCCTGCACGTACAGCAAGCCCAACGCTTGATGGAATGGGCGAACAAAATGGAGGCTTCTTTGGAAGTTTCTTTGCTTctaaaaataagaagaagatggcTGCCATGGAAGCCCCGCCACCAATTCTTAAGGCCTCTGGAACTTTGTCAGAGAGAGAAGGCACAGAAGTTGAGATTATTA AATTGCTCATCAATTCGTATTACAACATCGTAAAGCGAACCATGATTGATATGGTACCAAAAGCCATCATGCTTAACCTTGTCCA ATACACCAAGGATGAAATGCAACGAGAGCTTCTCGAGAACATGTACAGAACCGATACTCTTGATGATTTACTCAAAGAAAGTGACTACACCGTTcggagaagaaaggaatgtCAACAAATGGTTGAATCACTTTCAAAGGCGAGCGAAATTGTTAGTCAAGTACAATAA
- the Bcgid7 gene encoding Bcgid7 yields MRSPGEDSTSNGSSKPSSNGAGSSRLHKAALSNSTNGAHSSSVTMNGSSTNGHSDAGAKTTSTYFGHDREEVTRILIQALTGLGYNGAAARLSQESGYDLESPIVAAFRNAVLQGEWTEADELLFGGSTEEGGVNIHGNGLVLRDGVDKNVMRFWMRQQKFLELLERKDMGRAINVLRSELTPLYQDIAKLHFLSSLLMCTPEDLKVKANWDGAAGESRHLLLSQLSRCISPSAMLPENRLATLFDQVKQHQISTCVYHNTHDSPSLYQNHTCDRNNVPLLPIMELTKHAGEVWDTKFSHDGTLLASCGSDGVLVIYNVPDFSVHTTFSEHEGGVCSFAWSPDDTRMITCGRDNRALLWNTATSDLLMKLPRFGEPVSCCVWAADGQSFITGSLATTKNLCQWNLNGEIVYDWGRDHRIRDIALTPDGIRLVAIEHLTHLYVYNFITRELEYELDLKVQLCSIRVSDNSKHLLIHCNSGETRMLDIDTGETIRTFVSGDKGGEFIIRSSFGGANESFVVSGSEEGNVVIYHRENGSVVEKLEAHKKGCCNAISWNPTNPRMFASAGDDGKVRIWSSENSLQGVSSKQTVFNDSQRESNGW; encoded by the exons ATGAGATCTCCAGGGGAGGATAGTACTTCGAACGGTAGCTCAAAACCGTCCTCAAATGGAGCCGGGTCATCTCGTCTACACAAGGCAGCCCTCTCAAATTCTACCAATGGTGCACATTCTTCCTCGGTAACCATGAATGGATCAAGCACCAACGGTCACTCAGATGCGGGTGCCAAAACAACATCTACATATTTTGGGCATGATAGAGAAGAAGTTACGAGGATCTTGATCCAAGCTTTGACGGGTTTGGGTTACAATGGTGCTGCAGCGAGATTAAGTCAGGAAAGTGGTTATGATCTTGAAAGTCCGATTGTAGCAGCTTTCCGAAATGCAGTTTTACAAGGCGAGTGGACCGAAGCTGATGAACTGCTTTTCGGAGGATCGACAGAGGAAGGCGGTGTCAATATTCATGGGAATGGATTGGTTCTCCGAGATGGTGTGGACAAGAACGTTATGAGGTTTTGGATGCGGCAACAAAAGTTCTTGGAATTACTTGAACGAAAAGACATGGGCAGAGCAATAAATGTCTTGCGATCTGAGCTTACTCCACTATATCAGGACATCGCCAAGTTGCATTTCCTATCAAG CTTACTGATGTGTACTCCTGAGGATCTTAAGGTCAAGGCTAACTGGGATGGGGCCGCTGGAGAATCCAGACATTTACTACTCTCACAACTGTCTA GATGTATTTCACCATCAGCCATGTTACCTGAGAATCGTTTAGCCACCCTTTTTGACCAAGTAAAACAACATCAGATATCGACATGTGTTTATCATAACACGCACGATTCCCCTTCGCTGTATCAAAACCACACCTGTGACCGAAATAATGTTCCATTGCTGCCCATCATGGAACTTACCAAACATGCTGGTGAAGTATGGGATACAAAATTCTCACATGATGGAACTCTATTGGCGAGCTGTGGGAGCGATGGGGTTCTTGTTATTTATAATGTTCCGGATTTCAGTGTTCACACTACCTTTTCTGAACATGAAGGTGGAGTCTGTTCTTTTGCTTGGAGTCCTGATGACACGAGAATGATTACATGTGGCCGTGATAACAGAGCTTTATTGTGGAATACTGCA ACTAGCGATTTATTGATGAAGCTTCCTCGTTTTGGGGAGCCTGTGTCCTGTTGTGTATGGGCAGCGGATGGACAATCATTTATCACAGGCAGCTTGGCTACTACGAAGAACTTGTGCCAGTGGAATCTTAACGGTGAGATCGTATATGATTGGGGCCGAGATCATCGTATTCGAGATATAGCACTCACGCCAGACGGAATCCGGTTAGTGGCTATCGAACACTTGACCCATCTCTATGTTTATAACTTCATAACTCGCGAGCTTGAATATGAGCTGGACCTCAAAGTTCAACTATGTTCGATCCGCGTCAGCGATAATTCAAAGCACCTACTGATACATTGTAACTCTGGAGAAACACGCATGTTGGATATAGACACTGGCGAAACAATTCGAACTTTCGTATCTGGGGACAAAGGGGGTgaattcatcatcagaagCTCTTTCGGTGGTGCCAATGAAAGTTTCGTAGTTAGCGGAAGTGAAG AAGGCAATGTTGTGATATACCACCGAGAGAACGGCTCAGTGGTAGAAAAACTAGAAGCTCACAAGAAAGGTTGCTGCAATGCAATTTCTTGGAATCCAACGAATCCAAGAATGTTCGCTTCCGCTGGTGACGACGGCAAAGTTCGAAT ATGGTCAAGCGAAAATAGCCTTCAAGGAGTTTCTTCTAAGCAAACTGTCTTCAACGACTCGCAGCGTGAATCCAACGGCTGGTGA